Proteins co-encoded in one Methanothrix sp. genomic window:
- the cas6 gene encoding CRISPR system precrRNA processing endoribonuclease RAMP protein Cas6 codes for MGDIVLSHFDVRVRFESDADLARWPGDVLRSGFGARLRALVCAGRPGPGAPRDCTGCQLAGVCVYDFFYNSRPPEDAMVLRRQRDIPRPFVFDPPLPGRYSAGSTAGFGFTLIGRGIDHMPYFLVALRNLGESGMSRGYQRGYGRFTMESVDSIGYGTRVNIFSGKRVFNRAIRLSYGEILKGSTDHTGELTIRFLTPVQIKENEQFTAIPTFRGLISRLLFRANALAEFYGYGMLYDNDTVLSLLGECRSVTVTGARIQDVRAKRYFHRQRIKMHTLPPFFRGEITYKGEFSRDIMALLELGRLIHVGKMATFGNGLYEVVV; via the coding sequence ATGGGTGACATCGTCCTTTCACACTTCGACGTCAGGGTGAGATTCGAGTCTGATGCGGATCTCGCCCGCTGGCCGGGGGATGTGCTTCGGAGCGGATTCGGGGCGCGCCTGAGGGCGCTCGTCTGCGCAGGCCGCCCAGGACCCGGCGCGCCCAGAGACTGCACCGGCTGTCAGCTCGCAGGCGTATGCGTCTACGATTTCTTCTACAACAGCCGTCCTCCGGAGGATGCAATGGTTCTCAGGAGGCAGCGTGACATCCCCAGGCCGTTCGTCTTCGACCCCCCACTGCCGGGCAGATACTCTGCAGGATCCACAGCAGGGTTCGGGTTCACACTCATCGGTCGCGGTATCGATCACATGCCCTACTTCCTGGTGGCCCTCAGGAACCTTGGAGAGAGCGGGATGAGCCGCGGCTACCAGCGGGGCTATGGCAGATTCACCATGGAATCGGTCGACTCGATCGGATACGGCACGCGGGTTAACATATTCTCCGGCAAAAGGGTCTTCAACAGAGCTATAAGGCTGAGCTACGGGGAGATATTAAAAGGATCAACGGATCACACCGGAGAGCTCACCATTCGCTTTCTCACACCAGTCCAGATTAAGGAGAACGAGCAGTTCACTGCGATCCCGACATTCCGAGGCCTCATCTCCAGGTTGCTCTTCCGGGCAAATGCGCTGGCCGAGTTCTATGGGTATGGAATGCTGTACGATAACGATACCGTTCTCTCGCTCCTTGGAGAGTGCAGATCCGTTACGGTAACAGGCGCCCGCATCCAGGATGTGAGAGCAAAGAGGTACTTCCACAGGCAGCGGATAAAGATGCACACCCTCCCACCATTCTTCAGGGGCGAGATAACATACAAAGGCGAATTCTCCCGCGACATCATGGCCCTCCTCGAGCTTGGCAGGCTCATCCATGTGGGGAAGATGGCCACGTTCGGGAACGGGCTGTATGAGGTTGTGGTGTGA
- a CDS encoding PP2C family protein-serine/threonine phosphatase, whose protein sequence is MARIAAGVCEHIGMREVMEDVHAVRDHPGCFGAEVFDGHYGPLAARTAAAFLTPCFWSLRSMEAKKPEEARRSDLELLREAYLRTDEAIIARGILGGAAAATLLLLGARFLAANVGDARIVIGTAGGSKLLTMDHRPELPEETARIESLGGRVIHLDIPRVQGELAISRALGDAHLKPYVSAEPRIVEGVLGRENDWAVLATDGIWDVISPAEAILASRKSSDPQEAAELIVSIACWRGAHDNMTVIVLDLRGCTIELTRGSMEISVIHEG, encoded by the coding sequence ATGGCAAGGATCGCAGCAGGTGTCTGCGAGCATATCGGCATGCGTGAGGTGATGGAGGATGTGCATGCAGTTCGTGATCACCCAGGTTGCTTCGGTGCCGAGGTCTTCGACGGTCATTACGGCCCACTCGCCGCCCGGACTGCAGCCGCGTTTTTGACCCCATGCTTCTGGTCACTCCGTTCTATGGAGGCGAAGAAGCCCGAGGAGGCGCGCCGGTCGGATCTGGAGCTCCTGAGAGAGGCATACCTGAGAACGGACGAGGCCATAATCGCCCGTGGGATCCTGGGGGGCGCCGCTGCTGCCACACTCCTCCTGCTTGGAGCGAGGTTTCTCGCTGCCAATGTGGGCGATGCGCGAATAGTTATCGGCACTGCCGGCGGCAGCAAACTCCTTACCATGGACCACAGGCCGGAGCTGCCTGAGGAGACGGCCAGGATCGAGTCGCTGGGCGGCCGGGTGATACATCTCGACATTCCCAGGGTCCAGGGAGAACTGGCCATCAGCCGCGCACTGGGCGATGCCCACCTAAAGCCATATGTGAGCGCAGAGCCGAGGATTGTCGAAGGTGTGCTCGGAAGGGAGAACGACTGGGCTGTCCTGGCCACCGATGGCATATGGGATGTGATCTCACCCGCTGAGGCGATACTCGCATCAAGAAAGAGCAGTGACCCACAGGAAGCTGCAGAGCTGATCGTCTCAATCGCATGCTGGCGGGGAGCGCACGACAACATGACAGTCATAGTCCTCGATCTCCGGGGCTGCACCATAGAACTGACGCGGGGCTCCATGGAGATCTCTGTTATTCACGAGGGGTAG